One Paenisporosarcina sp. FSL H8-0542 genomic region harbors:
- the bshA gene encoding N-acetyl-alpha-D-glucosaminyl L-malate synthase BshA — MKKLKIGITCYPTVGGSGVIATELGKLLAERGHEIHFITSSMPFRLNRMVPNIFFHQVEVNSYSVFQYAPYDIALASKMAEVVQKENLDILHVHYAIPHAVCAVLARDMAAQNVGIVTTLHGTDISVLGYDSSLTGAIRYGIEKSDVVTAVSNSLKEETYQLIQPSQTIETIYNFVDEREYVPSKSTNVKSYFNIHEDEKVVIHVSNFRKVKHVEDVVSSFAYIRKEMPSKLLLVGDGPEMNNIIKQVDSLGLQNDVLFLGKQNNVSELYSISDLKLLLSEKEAFGLVLLEAMACGVPCIGTNVGGIPEVIDHGENGYIVPLNDVEAVACNALKILKNNDLHKRMRNASIEAVSRKFHSSIIVNQYEKLYEKVVRQYVNN, encoded by the coding sequence ATGAAGAAATTGAAAATTGGCATCACCTGCTATCCAACAGTAGGGGGGTCAGGAGTAATCGCAACTGAACTGGGGAAGCTCCTTGCAGAGCGTGGTCATGAAATTCATTTCATTACTTCCAGCATGCCTTTTCGGTTAAATCGCATGGTTCCAAATATTTTCTTTCATCAAGTGGAAGTGAACAGTTATTCTGTCTTTCAATATGCTCCTTACGATATCGCCCTGGCGAGTAAAATGGCTGAAGTGGTCCAAAAAGAAAACTTAGACATACTGCATGTGCATTATGCTATCCCACATGCGGTATGTGCAGTGCTTGCTCGTGACATGGCCGCACAAAATGTGGGAATCGTGACAACATTGCATGGTACAGATATTAGTGTTTTGGGTTACGATTCATCTCTTACAGGTGCCATCCGCTATGGAATTGAAAAATCAGATGTGGTAACGGCAGTTTCCAATTCATTGAAGGAAGAAACGTATCAATTAATACAACCATCTCAGACGATTGAAACCATTTATAATTTTGTTGATGAACGCGAATATGTTCCATCCAAATCAACGAATGTAAAGTCTTATTTCAATATTCATGAGGATGAAAAGGTAGTCATTCATGTTTCGAATTTCCGAAAGGTGAAGCATGTTGAAGATGTTGTTTCAAGTTTTGCTTATATACGAAAAGAAATGCCATCTAAATTACTTCTTGTCGGAGATGGGCCTGAAATGAATAACATCATTAAACAAGTCGATTCCTTGGGATTACAAAATGATGTGCTGTTTTTAGGAAAACAGAATAATGTGTCTGAATTGTACTCTATAAGTGATTTGAAATTACTTCTGTCGGAAAAGGAAGCGTTCGGGTTGGTATTATTAGAAGCAATGGCCTGTGGAGTACCTTGTATCGGCACAAATGTAGGCGGAATACCAGAAGTAATAGACCACGGAGAAAATGGCTACATTGTCCCTTTAAACGATGTTGAAGCAGTGGCATGTAATGCTTTGAAGATATTAAAGAATAATGACTTACATAAACGCATGAGAAATGCTTCCATTGAAGCGGTGTCTCGAAAATTCCATTCTTCAATCATCGTGAACCAATACGAAAAACTGTACGAGAAAGTGGTTCGTCAATATGTTAACAACTGA
- the mgsA gene encoding methylglyoxal synthase, giving the protein MKIALIAHDRKKDDLIQFVTAYRDILDEHELYATGTTGQRIIDETGLAVIRFQSGPLGGDQQIGAMVAKNEMDMIIFFRDPLTAQPHEPDVTALIRLCDVYQIPLATNMGTAEVLLKGLQKGFIDWRLLQERRS; this is encoded by the coding sequence ATGAAAATAGCTTTAATTGCGCATGACCGTAAAAAAGATGATCTGATCCAGTTTGTGACTGCTTATCGTGACATTTTGGATGAGCATGAACTCTACGCTACAGGAACCACGGGACAACGGATTATCGATGAAACAGGTTTAGCCGTAATCCGTTTTCAGTCGGGTCCACTTGGAGGCGACCAGCAAATAGGTGCCATGGTTGCAAAAAATGAAATGGATATGATTATATTCTTCCGTGATCCGTTGACTGCCCAACCTCATGAGCCTGATGTGACTGCGTTGATTCGATTATGTGATGTGTATCAAATTCCTTTGGCTACCAATATGGGAACTGCAGAAGTTTTATTAAAAGGTCTGCAAAAAGGCTTTATTGATTGGCGATTACTACAAGAAAGACGTTCTTAA
- the dapB gene encoding 4-hydroxy-tetrahydrodipicolinate reductase, translating to MMIRVAIGGPRGKMGQEAVHTIMNNENMELVAVLDHKEIGDLLSESPEFPAGYDVPVFLNLDSLISAIRPDVFLDLTTPHQVFEHTTMCLQNDVRPVIGTTGFSEAQLELCTKIAKDNELGCIIAPNFAIGAVLMMKFASMAAAYFPDVEIIEMHHDQKLDAPSGTAYKTAQMIAEVRPAHKQGHPLEEETLPGARGASYDGIPIHSVRLPGMVAHQQVMFGGDGQLFTLRHDSFNRQSFMSGVTFSINQVMDLKELVYGLENIL from the coding sequence ATAATGATTCGAGTTGCTATAGGTGGACCACGAGGCAAAATGGGACAAGAAGCTGTACATACTATCATGAATAATGAGAATATGGAATTAGTGGCAGTACTTGATCATAAAGAAATAGGAGATCTATTAAGTGAGTCTCCAGAATTTCCTGCAGGCTATGATGTACCCGTATTTTTGAATCTAGATAGTCTGATCTCAGCAATCAGACCAGATGTTTTCTTGGACTTGACTACACCCCATCAAGTCTTTGAACACACGACGATGTGTTTGCAAAATGATGTAAGACCAGTAATCGGCACAACAGGGTTTAGCGAAGCACAACTAGAGTTATGCACGAAAATTGCAAAGGATAATGAATTAGGTTGCATTATTGCACCTAATTTTGCGATAGGTGCCGTATTGATGATGAAATTCGCATCCATGGCTGCTGCTTATTTTCCGGATGTTGAAATCATTGAGATGCACCATGATCAAAAACTAGATGCCCCATCTGGTACAGCTTATAAAACAGCTCAAATGATTGCGGAAGTACGACCAGCACATAAACAAGGACATCCATTAGAGGAAGAAACGTTGCCAGGTGCAAGAGGTGCATCCTATGATGGAATACCAATACATAGTGTAAGACTACCTGGAATGGTAGCTCACCAACAAGTGATGTTTGGTGGAGATGGGCAGCTGTTCACACTGCGACATGATTCTTTCAATCGACAATCTTTTATGTCTGGCGTGACATTTTCTATAAACCAGGTGATGGATTTAAAAGAACTTGTGTACGGACTCGAAAACATTTTATAA
- a CDS encoding nucleotide pyrophosphohydrolase, which produces MTNEKTIQTLQKEVDDYIGKFKEGYFPPFEMLARMTEELGELAREVQHVHGIKKKKLTEAKKSMEEELGDLLFVLICFANSENIDMQRAHDRVMDKFNSRDKNRWTLKEEE; this is translated from the coding sequence ATGACGAATGAGAAAACTATTCAAACTTTGCAAAAAGAAGTCGACGATTATATTGGGAAATTTAAAGAAGGTTATTTTCCTCCCTTTGAAATGCTTGCACGAATGACTGAAGAACTAGGTGAATTGGCAAGGGAAGTTCAACATGTGCATGGTATAAAGAAGAAAAAATTGACTGAAGCAAAAAAGAGCATGGAAGAAGAATTAGGCGATTTGCTGTTCGTTCTTATCTGTTTTGCCAATTCTGAGAACATTGATATGCAACGAGCACATGACCGTGTAATGGACAAATTTAACTCAAGAGATAAAAATCGTTGGACGTTAAAGGAGGAAGAATAA
- a CDS encoding YitT family protein, whose translation MLKGIKFKNIFFIMLGAAIFSFGFVHFNIQNELGEGGFSGITLILFFAFKLDPALMNLLLNIPMFILGWRLLGQKVFVYTIIGTVSVSVFLKIFQIYEINIHIQDDLFLAALFAGVFVGVGLGIIFRYGGTTGGVDIIARLAHKYFGWSMGKTMFMFDAAVILLSWLTFLDSRSMMYTLVAVFIGARVIDFVQEGAYAARGAFIISEFQSEIADRIANDMERGVTVLRGFGHFTKSDREVLYCVVGKNEIVRLKSIITSIDPHAFVSMTEVHDVMGEGFTLDEQKRPLD comes from the coding sequence GTGTTGAAAGGCATTAAGTTTAAAAATATATTTTTCATTATGTTAGGAGCAGCAATATTCAGCTTTGGTTTTGTTCATTTTAACATTCAAAACGAGCTTGGTGAGGGTGGATTTAGTGGAATCACCTTAATATTATTTTTTGCATTCAAACTAGATCCAGCTTTAATGAATTTGCTACTTAATATTCCCATGTTTATTCTGGGGTGGCGCCTTCTAGGGCAAAAAGTATTTGTATATACAATCATCGGGACTGTCTCCGTATCAGTATTTTTAAAGATTTTTCAAATCTATGAAATCAATATACATATACAAGATGATTTGTTCCTCGCTGCCCTTTTTGCAGGAGTTTTTGTTGGCGTAGGGCTTGGTATCATTTTCAGATATGGCGGCACGACTGGAGGCGTGGATATCATTGCCAGACTGGCGCATAAATACTTTGGCTGGAGTATGGGAAAAACGATGTTCATGTTTGATGCAGCGGTCATTCTACTTTCCTGGTTAACATTCTTGGATTCACGTTCCATGATGTATACGTTAGTGGCGGTCTTTATTGGAGCGCGGGTGATTGATTTTGTGCAGGAAGGTGCTTATGCAGCACGTGGTGCATTTATTATTTCGGAATTCCAAAGTGAGATTGCAGATCGAATCGCAAACGATATGGAACGAGGCGTAACCGTATTAAGAGGTTTTGGACATTTTACTAAATCTGACCGTGAAGTCTTGTATTGTGTGGTAGGTAAGAACGAAATTGTCCGCTTAAAAAGCATCATCACATCCATAGATCCCCATGCCTTTGTTTCAATGACTGAAGTACATGACGTTATGGGCGAAGGATTTACGTTGGATGAGCAAAAACGTCCACTGGATTAA
- a CDS encoding zinc metallopeptidase: protein MIHLGFLIYFAVLLLLPIYAQYKVKSTYKKYSKVRSTSGMTGAQVARLILDQNGLQDVKVVESRGYLSDHYNPMTKIVALSSHNYHEASVAGTAIAAHEVGHAIQHKEAYSFLKFRHMLVPVANFSSNASWIFVMIGIFASMSNMLLLGIVLLAVGLLFQIVTLPVEFNASSRAMTQIVTLGVIRNEEEKHARKVLNAAAMTYVAAAAVGVLELLRLVLIYTGMSRDE from the coding sequence ATGATCCATTTGGGTTTTTTGATATATTTTGCCGTATTATTATTGTTACCAATTTACGCGCAATATAAAGTAAAGAGTACGTATAAAAAATACTCAAAAGTACGTTCTACATCTGGGATGACTGGTGCTCAGGTAGCACGTTTAATTTTAGATCAAAACGGTTTACAAGATGTTAAAGTGGTTGAAAGTCGCGGTTACTTGAGCGATCACTACAATCCTATGACGAAAATTGTCGCATTATCTTCGCACAATTATCATGAAGCTTCAGTCGCTGGTACTGCAATTGCTGCCCATGAAGTTGGACATGCGATTCAGCATAAAGAAGCTTATTCATTTTTGAAATTCCGCCACATGTTAGTACCTGTAGCAAACTTCTCTTCAAATGCATCATGGATTTTCGTGATGATCGGGATTTTTGCAAGCATGTCCAATATGTTGTTATTGGGAATTGTTTTGTTAGCCGTAGGGTTATTGTTCCAAATTGTTACATTGCCAGTAGAATTCAATGCTTCAAGTCGTGCCATGACTCAAATCGTTACTCTCGGAGTCATCCGTAACGAAGAAGAAAAACATGCACGTAAAGTATTGAATGCCGCTGCCATGACGTACGTTGCTGCAGCTGCTGTAGGGGTTCTTGAGTTGTTACGTTTAGTGTTAATTTATACAGGCATGAGCCGAGACGAATAG